The following are from one region of the Salvelinus alpinus chromosome 16, SLU_Salpinus.1, whole genome shotgun sequence genome:
- the soat1 gene encoding sterol O-acyltransferase 1 isoform X2, with protein MESGDDNVLRCRSALPKMPTISDLDGMDGESSNGEIHSNGKMEVERLISKKLQLKRKAEHLKSDLMRQFDSQVLEFMDSLIEESASLEPAPVPAVFSPLSDKERSKLRHLQGSSQGQGKQFVVRRSLLDELFEVNHIRTIYHMFIALLILFILSTLVVDFIDEGRLVLDFDLLVYVFGQFPLVVITWICMFLSVLVVPYSLFHTWASHYHESSHGTLWSLILGSLFLLYQGLGLGFLPTFVVVKNSFPPASCFIIILEQVRLMMKAHSYIRENVPKVLALAKDKSSSSPVSPLIPQLSHYIYFLFAPTLIYRDKYPRNPVIRWSYVASKLLQVLGCLFYAYYVFVRLCIPQFRSISQQLFDLRAMVLCVFNSILPGVLVLFLAFFAFLHCWLNAFAEMLRFADRMFYKDWWNSTSFANYYRTWNVVVHDWLYYYVYCDFLWMSKKRFRAAGMLLVFTMSAVVHEYILAICFGFFYPVLFCLFMCFGMMFNFILHDRRKGPIWNVIMWTALFLGQGVIICLYSQECPLS; from the exons ATGGAGAGTGGGGATGACAATGTCCTGCGCTGCCGCAGCGCTTTACCTAAGATGCCCACCATTTCAGACCTGGATGGTATGGATGGAGAGAGCAGCAATGGAGAGATCCACAGTAATG GAAAAATGGAAGTGGAGCGACTCATCAGCAAGAAACTCCAACTGAAGAGGAAAGCAGAG CACTTGAAGTCTGACCTGATGAGGCAGTTTGACTCCCAGGTGTTGGAGTTCATGGACAGTCTGATAGAGGAATCGGCCAGCCTGGAGCCTGCTCCTGTCCCTGCTGTCTTCTCCCCTCTGTCAGATAAAGAGAGGAGTAAGCTCAG GCATCTCCAAGGGTCATCCCAGGGCCAAGGCAAACAGTTTGTGGTCCGGAGGTCCTTGTTAGA TGAGCTGTTTGAAGTGAACCACATCCGGACCATCTACCACATGTTCATTGCCCTGCTGATCCTCTTCATCCTCAGCACCCTGGTGGTTGACTTCATCGATGAAGGCAG ATTGGTGCTTGACTTTGACCTGCTGGTCTATGTATTTGGACAGTTCCCCCTGGTGGTGATTACCTGGATCTGCATGTTCCTTTCAGTGCTGGTGGTGCCCTACAGCCTGTTCCACACCTGGGCCTCTCACTACCATGAGTCCAGCCATGGGACCCTGTGGTCTCTTATACTGGGCTCTCTCTTCCTGCTCTACCAGGGCCTGGGCCTAGGCTTCCTGCCTACCTTTGTGGTGGTGAAGAACAGCTTTCCCCCTGCATCCTGCTTCATCATCATCCTGGAACAG GTGCGCCTGATGATGAAGGCACACTCCTATATCAGGGAGAATGTCCCCAAAGTTCTGGCTTTGGCAAAAGACAAATCCA GCTCCTCCCCAGTCTCTCCACTAATCCCACAGCTGAGCCACTATATCTACTTCCTCTTTGCTCCCACCCTTATCTACAGAGATAAATATCCCAG GAATCCCGTCATCAGGTGGAGTTATGTGGCCTCTAAGTTATTACAG GTTCTAGGATGTCTCTTCTATGCCTACTATGTGTTTGTGCGCCTCTGCATCCCACAGTTCCGCAGCATCAGCCAGCAACTGTTTGACCTGCGGGCCATGGTCCTGTGTGTGTTCAACTCAATCCTGCCAG gaGTTCTGGTTCTCTTCTtggccttttttgccttcctgCACTGCTGGCTCAATGCCTTTGCTGAGATGCTGCGGTTTGCTGACAGGATGTTTTACAAG GATTGGTGGAACTCCACATcctttgccaattactaccgcaCCTGGAACGTGGTGGTACACGACTGGCTGTATTACTATGTGTACTGTGACTTCCTATGG ATGTCGAAGAAGAGATTTCGGGCGGCAGGCATGTTATTGGTCTTCACTATGTCTGCAGTAGTGCATGAGTACATCTTGGCGATCTGCTTCGGCTTCTTCTACCCAGTCCTCTTCTGCCTCTTCATGTGCTTCGGAA TGATGTTTAACTTCATTCTTCATGACCGGAGAAAAGGCCCAATTTGGAACGTGATAATGTGGACTGCTCTGTTCCTCGGTCAGGGGGTCATCATCTGCCTCTACTCCCAGGAGTG ccCTCTTTCCTAG
- the soat1 gene encoding sterol O-acyltransferase 1 isoform X1, translating into MESGDDNVLRCRSALPKMPTISDLDGMDGESSNGEIHSNGKMEVERLISKKLQLKRKAEHLKSDLMRQFDSQVLEFMDSLIEESASLEPAPVPAVFSPLSDKERSKLRHLQGSSQGQGKQFVVRRSLLDELFEVNHIRTIYHMFIALLILFILSTLVVDFIDEGRLVLDFDLLVYVFGQFPLVVITWICMFLSVLVVPYSLFHTWASHYHESSHGTLWSLILGSLFLLYQGLGLGFLPTFVVVKNSFPPASCFIIILEQVRLMMKAHSYIRENVPKVLALAKDKSSSSPVSPLIPQLSHYIYFLFAPTLIYRDKYPRNPVIRWSYVASKLLQVLGCLFYAYYVFVRLCIPQFRSISQQLFDLRAMVLCVFNSILPGVLVLFLAFFAFLHCWLNAFAEMLRFADRMFYKDWWNSTSFANYYRTWNVVVHDWLYYYVYCDFLWMSKKRFRAAGMLLVFTMSAVVHEYILAICFGFFYPVLFCLFMCFGMMFNFILHDRRKGPIWNVIMWTALFLGQGVIICLYSQEWYAQRYCPLQEPSFLELLKPRSWSCHLQTNPAVDS; encoded by the exons ATGGAGAGTGGGGATGACAATGTCCTGCGCTGCCGCAGCGCTTTACCTAAGATGCCCACCATTTCAGACCTGGATGGTATGGATGGAGAGAGCAGCAATGGAGAGATCCACAGTAATG GAAAAATGGAAGTGGAGCGACTCATCAGCAAGAAACTCCAACTGAAGAGGAAAGCAGAG CACTTGAAGTCTGACCTGATGAGGCAGTTTGACTCCCAGGTGTTGGAGTTCATGGACAGTCTGATAGAGGAATCGGCCAGCCTGGAGCCTGCTCCTGTCCCTGCTGTCTTCTCCCCTCTGTCAGATAAAGAGAGGAGTAAGCTCAG GCATCTCCAAGGGTCATCCCAGGGCCAAGGCAAACAGTTTGTGGTCCGGAGGTCCTTGTTAGA TGAGCTGTTTGAAGTGAACCACATCCGGACCATCTACCACATGTTCATTGCCCTGCTGATCCTCTTCATCCTCAGCACCCTGGTGGTTGACTTCATCGATGAAGGCAG ATTGGTGCTTGACTTTGACCTGCTGGTCTATGTATTTGGACAGTTCCCCCTGGTGGTGATTACCTGGATCTGCATGTTCCTTTCAGTGCTGGTGGTGCCCTACAGCCTGTTCCACACCTGGGCCTCTCACTACCATGAGTCCAGCCATGGGACCCTGTGGTCTCTTATACTGGGCTCTCTCTTCCTGCTCTACCAGGGCCTGGGCCTAGGCTTCCTGCCTACCTTTGTGGTGGTGAAGAACAGCTTTCCCCCTGCATCCTGCTTCATCATCATCCTGGAACAG GTGCGCCTGATGATGAAGGCACACTCCTATATCAGGGAGAATGTCCCCAAAGTTCTGGCTTTGGCAAAAGACAAATCCA GCTCCTCCCCAGTCTCTCCACTAATCCCACAGCTGAGCCACTATATCTACTTCCTCTTTGCTCCCACCCTTATCTACAGAGATAAATATCCCAG GAATCCCGTCATCAGGTGGAGTTATGTGGCCTCTAAGTTATTACAG GTTCTAGGATGTCTCTTCTATGCCTACTATGTGTTTGTGCGCCTCTGCATCCCACAGTTCCGCAGCATCAGCCAGCAACTGTTTGACCTGCGGGCCATGGTCCTGTGTGTGTTCAACTCAATCCTGCCAG gaGTTCTGGTTCTCTTCTtggccttttttgccttcctgCACTGCTGGCTCAATGCCTTTGCTGAGATGCTGCGGTTTGCTGACAGGATGTTTTACAAG GATTGGTGGAACTCCACATcctttgccaattactaccgcaCCTGGAACGTGGTGGTACACGACTGGCTGTATTACTATGTGTACTGTGACTTCCTATGG ATGTCGAAGAAGAGATTTCGGGCGGCAGGCATGTTATTGGTCTTCACTATGTCTGCAGTAGTGCATGAGTACATCTTGGCGATCTGCTTCGGCTTCTTCTACCCAGTCCTCTTCTGCCTCTTCATGTGCTTCGGAA TGATGTTTAACTTCATTCTTCATGACCGGAGAAAAGGCCCAATTTGGAACGTGATAATGTGGACTGCTCTGTTCCTCGGTCAGGGGGTCATCATCTGCCTCTACTCCCAGGAGTGGTATGCACAGCGCTACTGCCCCCTTCAGGAG ccCTCTTTCCTAGAGCTGCTGAAGCCGCGTTCCTGGAGCTGTCACCTCCAGACCAACCCAGCAGTCGACTCTTGA
- the soat1 gene encoding sterol O-acyltransferase 1 isoform X3: MEVERLISKKLQLKRKAEHLKSDLMRQFDSQVLEFMDSLIEESASLEPAPVPAVFSPLSDKERSKLRHLQGSSQGQGKQFVVRRSLLDELFEVNHIRTIYHMFIALLILFILSTLVVDFIDEGRLVLDFDLLVYVFGQFPLVVITWICMFLSVLVVPYSLFHTWASHYHESSHGTLWSLILGSLFLLYQGLGLGFLPTFVVVKNSFPPASCFIIILEQVRLMMKAHSYIRENVPKVLALAKDKSSSSPVSPLIPQLSHYIYFLFAPTLIYRDKYPRNPVIRWSYVASKLLQVLGCLFYAYYVFVRLCIPQFRSISQQLFDLRAMVLCVFNSILPGVLVLFLAFFAFLHCWLNAFAEMLRFADRMFYKDWWNSTSFANYYRTWNVVVHDWLYYYVYCDFLWMSKKRFRAAGMLLVFTMSAVVHEYILAICFGFFYPVLFCLFMCFGMMFNFILHDRRKGPIWNVIMWTALFLGQGVIICLYSQEWYAQRYCPLQEPSFLELLKPRSWSCHLQTNPAVDS; this comes from the exons ATGGAAGTGGAGCGACTCATCAGCAAGAAACTCCAACTGAAGAGGAAAGCAGAG CACTTGAAGTCTGACCTGATGAGGCAGTTTGACTCCCAGGTGTTGGAGTTCATGGACAGTCTGATAGAGGAATCGGCCAGCCTGGAGCCTGCTCCTGTCCCTGCTGTCTTCTCCCCTCTGTCAGATAAAGAGAGGAGTAAGCTCAG GCATCTCCAAGGGTCATCCCAGGGCCAAGGCAAACAGTTTGTGGTCCGGAGGTCCTTGTTAGA TGAGCTGTTTGAAGTGAACCACATCCGGACCATCTACCACATGTTCATTGCCCTGCTGATCCTCTTCATCCTCAGCACCCTGGTGGTTGACTTCATCGATGAAGGCAG ATTGGTGCTTGACTTTGACCTGCTGGTCTATGTATTTGGACAGTTCCCCCTGGTGGTGATTACCTGGATCTGCATGTTCCTTTCAGTGCTGGTGGTGCCCTACAGCCTGTTCCACACCTGGGCCTCTCACTACCATGAGTCCAGCCATGGGACCCTGTGGTCTCTTATACTGGGCTCTCTCTTCCTGCTCTACCAGGGCCTGGGCCTAGGCTTCCTGCCTACCTTTGTGGTGGTGAAGAACAGCTTTCCCCCTGCATCCTGCTTCATCATCATCCTGGAACAG GTGCGCCTGATGATGAAGGCACACTCCTATATCAGGGAGAATGTCCCCAAAGTTCTGGCTTTGGCAAAAGACAAATCCA GCTCCTCCCCAGTCTCTCCACTAATCCCACAGCTGAGCCACTATATCTACTTCCTCTTTGCTCCCACCCTTATCTACAGAGATAAATATCCCAG GAATCCCGTCATCAGGTGGAGTTATGTGGCCTCTAAGTTATTACAG GTTCTAGGATGTCTCTTCTATGCCTACTATGTGTTTGTGCGCCTCTGCATCCCACAGTTCCGCAGCATCAGCCAGCAACTGTTTGACCTGCGGGCCATGGTCCTGTGTGTGTTCAACTCAATCCTGCCAG gaGTTCTGGTTCTCTTCTtggccttttttgccttcctgCACTGCTGGCTCAATGCCTTTGCTGAGATGCTGCGGTTTGCTGACAGGATGTTTTACAAG GATTGGTGGAACTCCACATcctttgccaattactaccgcaCCTGGAACGTGGTGGTACACGACTGGCTGTATTACTATGTGTACTGTGACTTCCTATGG ATGTCGAAGAAGAGATTTCGGGCGGCAGGCATGTTATTGGTCTTCACTATGTCTGCAGTAGTGCATGAGTACATCTTGGCGATCTGCTTCGGCTTCTTCTACCCAGTCCTCTTCTGCCTCTTCATGTGCTTCGGAA TGATGTTTAACTTCATTCTTCATGACCGGAGAAAAGGCCCAATTTGGAACGTGATAATGTGGACTGCTCTGTTCCTCGGTCAGGGGGTCATCATCTGCCTCTACTCCCAGGAGTGGTATGCACAGCGCTACTGCCCCCTTCAGGAG ccCTCTTTCCTAGAGCTGCTGAAGCCGCGTTCCTGGAGCTGTCACCTCCAGACCAACCCAGCAGTCGACTCTTGA